The following proteins come from a genomic window of Pseudomonas sp. WJP1:
- a CDS encoding homoserine kinase yields MSVFTPLARPELEAFLAPYGLGRLLDFQGIAAGSENTNFFISLEQGEFVLTLVERGPVQEMPFFIELLDVLHEADLPVPYALRTTDGVALRELAGKPALLQPRLAGKHIKQANAQHCAQVGELLAHLHLATQGKMIKRKTDRGLDWMLEEGTQFLSHLNAGQKALLERALEEITQQKEKILALPRANIHADLFRDNAMFEGTHLTGLIDFYNACSGPMLYDVAIALNDWCSDDDGLIDGPRARALLGAYAALRPFTAAEAELWPTMLRVACVRFWLSRLIAAESFAGQDVLIHDPMEFEQRLAQRQTVNTPLPFAL; encoded by the coding sequence ATGTCTGTGTTCACCCCCCTGGCTCGGCCCGAGCTGGAAGCTTTTCTCGCCCCTTATGGCCTCGGCCGCCTGCTTGATTTCCAGGGGATTGCCGCCGGTAGCGAAAACACCAATTTCTTTATCAGCCTGGAGCAGGGCGAATTCGTCCTGACCCTGGTCGAGCGCGGCCCGGTCCAGGAGATGCCGTTCTTCATCGAATTGCTCGACGTGCTGCACGAAGCCGACCTGCCGGTGCCTTACGCGCTGCGCACCACCGACGGCGTCGCGTTGCGCGAGCTGGCCGGCAAGCCTGCGTTGTTGCAACCGCGCCTGGCTGGCAAGCACATCAAGCAAGCCAACGCACAGCATTGCGCGCAAGTAGGCGAGTTGCTTGCCCACCTGCACCTGGCCACCCAGGGAAAGATGATCAAGCGCAAGACCGATCGTGGCCTGGACTGGATGCTGGAAGAGGGCACGCAATTCCTGTCGCACCTCAATGCAGGGCAGAAAGCTTTGCTGGAGCGGGCGCTGGAAGAAATCACCCAGCAGAAAGAGAAAATTCTGGCGCTGCCTCGGGCCAACATCCACGCCGACCTGTTCCGTGATAACGCGATGTTCGAAGGCACGCACCTGACCGGGCTGATTGATTTCTACAACGCCTGCTCGGGGCCGATGCTCTACGACGTGGCGATTGCCCTGAACGACTGGTGTTCCGACGATGACGGCTTGATCGACGGTCCACGGGCGCGGGCGTTGCTGGGGGCTTATGCTGCGTTGCGACCATTTACCGCCGCCGAGGCCGAGTTGTGGCCGACCATGCTGCGGGTGGCGTGCGTGCGCTTCTGGTTGTCACGGTTGATCGCGGCGGAGTCGTTTGCCGGACAGGATGTGTTGATTCACGATCCGATGGAGTTTGAGCAGCGTTTGGCGCAGCGGCAGACAGTCAATACGCCATTGCCTTTCGCCCTCTAA
- a CDS encoding PA5502 family lipoprotein has translation MKSFASRYLLLVAFSLLLGACQSTPPATPEVPDARATAIAQLEQSLASSDLATAEGQLAALQAESPNDQSLEQYQRQLAEAYLLRSQIVLQKGDVNAAATALARARVLMPKAPALTGGVNGAIAQARKAELEKAEADLKSAEAKRKAKVIDPEAESTTVKLKITDMGKMRRQLDAIAADVVNFQCDVSIQVPRTDDYPWVANLLTKRVKKLDPQFDLNLERQILRSVPAQVVLSPRKQP, from the coding sequence ATGAAGTCGTTCGCCTCCCGTTATCTGCTCCTTGTCGCATTTTCTTTGCTGCTGGGCGCTTGCCAAAGCACGCCACCGGCAACCCCCGAGGTCCCGGATGCGCGGGCCACGGCCATTGCACAGCTGGAACAAAGCCTGGCCAGCAGCGATTTGGCCACGGCCGAAGGGCAATTGGCCGCGTTGCAGGCCGAGTCCCCCAACGATCAATCCCTTGAGCAATACCAGCGTCAACTGGCCGAAGCCTATCTGCTGCGTAGCCAGATCGTGCTGCAAAAAGGCGACGTAAACGCTGCTGCCACCGCACTGGCCCGGGCCCGGGTCTTGATGCCTAAAGCGCCTGCGCTTACCGGGGGCGTCAACGGCGCCATCGCACAAGCCCGCAAGGCTGAGCTGGAAAAAGCCGAAGCAGACCTCAAGTCCGCCGAAGCCAAGCGTAAAGCCAAGGTCATTGATCCGGAGGCGGAAAGCACCACGGTGAAGCTTAAAATCACCGATATGGGGAAAATGCGTCGTCAATTGGATGCTATTGCCGCCGATGTGGTGAATTTTCAGTGCGACGTGAGCATTCAGGTGCCGCGTACCGATGATTATCCATGGGTGGCTAACTTGCTGACCAAGCGGGTGAAGAAGCTTGATCCGCAATTTGACCTGAATCTGGAGCGGCAGATTCTGCGCAGCGTTCCGGCGCAGGTTGTTCTTAGCCCTCGCAAGCAGCCTTAA
- the znuB gene encoding zinc ABC transporter permease subunit ZnuB, with protein sequence MADFLLYALLAGLALAVVAGPLGSFVVWRRMAYFGDTLSHAALLGVALGFLLDVSPTVAVTVGCLLLAVLLVTLQQRQPLASDTLLGILAPSTLSLGLVVLSFMHEVRIDLMAYLFGDLLAISPTDLAWILGGSAAVLALLVTLWRPLLAITVHEELARVEGLPVAGLRLALMLLIAVVIAVAMKIVGVLLITSLLIIPAAAAQRHARSPEQMALGASVLGILAVCGGLALSWFKDTPAGPSIVVAAAALFLLSFVLPRRGV encoded by the coding sequence ATGGCTGATTTTCTGCTCTACGCCCTGCTTGCAGGTCTGGCTCTGGCGGTTGTGGCGGGCCCCTTGGGCTCCTTCGTGGTCTGGCGGCGCATGGCCTATTTCGGCGACACCCTGTCCCACGCGGCATTGCTGGGCGTGGCGCTGGGCTTTCTGCTCGATGTCAGCCCGACGGTTGCAGTCACCGTCGGCTGCTTGCTGTTGGCGGTGCTGCTGGTGACCTTGCAACAGCGCCAGCCGCTGGCCTCCGACACGCTTTTGGGAATTCTCGCGCCCAGTACCCTCTCTTTAGGCCTGGTGGTACTAAGCTTCATGCACGAAGTGCGGATCGACCTGATGGCCTATCTGTTCGGTGACTTGCTGGCGATCAGCCCGACCGACCTGGCGTGGATCCTCGGTGGCAGCGCCGCGGTGCTGGCGTTGCTGGTGACGTTGTGGCGGCCACTGCTGGCAATCACGGTGCACGAAGAGTTGGCGAGGGTCGAAGGGCTGCCGGTGGCGGGGTTGCGCCTGGCGCTGATGCTGTTGATTGCCGTGGTGATTGCCGTGGCGATGAAAATCGTCGGTGTGTTGCTGATCACCTCGTTGTTGATCATTCCGGCGGCTGCGGCACAACGTCATGCCCGCTCACCGGAGCAGATGGCACTGGGCGCCAGTGTGCTGGGCATACTCGCGGTGTGTGGCGGACTGGCGCTGTCCTGGTTCAAGGACACCCCGGCGGGCCCGTCGATTGTAGTGGCGGCCGCCGCGCTGTTTCTGCTGAGTTTTGTTCTGCCCCGTAGAGGGGTGTAG
- the znuC gene encoding zinc ABC transporter ATP-binding protein ZnuC, producing MSNALIRLEQVAVTFAGQPVLDNIELSVEPGQIVTLIGPNGAGKTTLVRAVLGLLKPDSGSVWRKPKLRVGYMPQKLHVDPTLPLSVLRFLRLVPGVDRAMALAALKEVGAEQVIDSPVQSVSGGEMQRVLLARALLREPELLVLDEPVQGVDVAGQAELYSLITRLRDRHGCGVLMVSHDLHLVMSTTDQVVCLNRHVCCSGHPEQVSGDPAFVELFGKNAQSLAIYHHHHDHAHDLHGSVVKAPASGHNHVHGDSCKHG from the coding sequence ATGAGCAACGCGCTGATCCGCCTCGAGCAGGTTGCCGTCACGTTTGCCGGGCAACCTGTGCTGGATAACATCGAACTGAGCGTAGAGCCCGGGCAGATCGTGACCCTGATCGGCCCTAATGGCGCTGGCAAGACGACCCTGGTGCGCGCCGTGCTCGGCCTGTTGAAGCCCGACAGCGGCAGTGTCTGGCGCAAGCCGAAACTGCGGGTCGGCTACATGCCGCAAAAGCTGCATGTCGACCCGACCCTGCCGCTCTCGGTGCTGCGCTTCTTGCGCCTGGTGCCGGGCGTGGACCGCGCGATGGCTTTGGCCGCGCTCAAGGAAGTCGGTGCCGAGCAAGTGATCGATAGCCCCGTGCAAAGTGTTTCCGGCGGTGAAATGCAACGCGTCCTGCTGGCCCGGGCCTTGTTGCGCGAGCCTGAACTTCTGGTGCTCGACGAGCCGGTACAAGGCGTCGACGTGGCCGGCCAAGCCGAACTCTATAGCCTGATCACCCGCCTGCGAGACCGTCATGGCTGCGGTGTGTTGATGGTTTCCCACGATCTGCACCTGGTGATGAGCACCACCGACCAGGTGGTTTGCCTGAATCGCCATGTCTGCTGCTCCGGCCACCCCGAGCAGGTCAGCGGCGATCCGGCTTTCGTCGAACTGTTCGGAAAAAACGCCCAAAGCCTGGCGATTTATCACCACCACCACGACCACGCCCACGATTTGCACGGCTCGGTGGTCAAGGCGCCCGCGTCGGGCCATAACCATGTTCACGGAGATAGCTGCAAGCATGGCTGA
- the zur gene encoding zinc uptake transcriptional repressor Zur codes for MPKTPIASRPHDHSHCVHSALSEADALCARQGLRLTALRRRVLELVWQSHKPLGAYDILAVLSEQDGRRAAPPTVYRALDFLLENGLVHRISSLNAFIGCNHPEHAHQGQFLICRECHAAIELEQKSISDAIIVSAKDVGFVVEGQTVEVIGLCSGCQGA; via the coding sequence ATGCCTAAAACACCGATTGCCAGCCGTCCCCACGACCACTCACATTGCGTTCACAGCGCACTGTCTGAGGCCGATGCCTTGTGCGCGCGCCAGGGTTTGCGCCTGACCGCATTGCGTCGGCGCGTGCTGGAACTGGTGTGGCAAAGCCACAAACCCTTGGGCGCCTACGACATTCTTGCGGTGCTTAGCGAGCAGGATGGCCGCCGAGCGGCGCCACCGACCGTTTACCGCGCGCTGGATTTCCTGCTGGAAAACGGCCTCGTACACCGAATCTCCTCGCTCAACGCCTTCATCGGTTGCAATCATCCGGAGCACGCCCACCAGGGTCAGTTCCTGATCTGCCGTGAATGCCACGCCGCCATCGAACTCGAACAGAAATCCATCAGCGACGCGATCATCGTCAGCGCCAAGGACGTCGGGTTTGTCGTCGAAGGCCAGACCGTCGAAGTGATCGGTCTCTGTTCGGGCTGCCAGGGGGCTTGA
- the katE gene encoding catalase HPII, protein MSTKKPAAPKSDLAGTDTLDRNNTNAKLDSLEKFRSDATGQALRTNQGVKVADNQNTLKAGARGPSLLEDFIMREKITHFDHERIPERIVHARGTGAHGYFQSYEKHSVLTKAGFLQDPGKKTPVFVRFSTVQGPRGSGDTVRDVRGFAVKFFTDEGIYDLVGNNMPVFFIQDAIKFPDFVHAVKPEPHNEIPTGGSAHDTFWDFVSLQPESAHMVIWAMSDRAIPKSLRSMQGFGVHTFRMINAEGKSRFVKFHWRPAAGTCSLVWDEAQKLAGKDTDYHRRDLWEAIEMGDYPEWELGVQVVEEENEHAFDFDILDPTKLIPEEIVPITPLGKMVLNRNPDNFFAETEQVAFCPGHIVPGIDFSNDPLLQGRLFSYTDTQISRLGGPNFHEIPINRTISPLHNGQRDALHRTTIDKGRAAYEPNSIDGGWPKETPPAAQDGGFESYAERIDANKIRQRSESFSDHFSQARLFFHSMSKHEQEHIIAAYSFELGKVEREFIRAREVNEILANIDLELAKRVAQNLGLAVPKAGTIDVPKTSLDRSPALSQANLLPGDIKTRKVAILAADGVDGAAIDAMKKALEAEGAHAKLLGPTSAPVKTSDGKSLPVDASMEGLPSVAFDAVFVPGGAASIKALSTDGVALHYVLEAYKHLKAIALHGEAKQLLDVLKLEVDAGLIVGTDAKLAKAFFAAIGQHRVWDREPKAKAIPA, encoded by the coding sequence ATGAGTACTAAAAAGCCTGCCGCGCCAAAGAGCGACCTGGCCGGGACCGATACCCTGGACCGCAATAACACCAACGCCAAGCTTGATAGCCTGGAAAAATTCCGCTCCGACGCCACCGGCCAGGCCTTGCGCACCAATCAGGGCGTGAAGGTGGCGGACAACCAGAACACCTTGAAAGCCGGCGCCCGTGGGCCGTCGCTGCTGGAAGATTTCATCATGCGTGAAAAGATCACGCATTTTGACCATGAACGCATTCCCGAGCGCATCGTTCATGCCCGCGGGACGGGTGCCCATGGTTACTTCCAGAGCTATGAAAAACACAGCGTCTTGACCAAAGCCGGATTCCTACAGGACCCCGGTAAAAAGACCCCGGTATTCGTGCGTTTTTCCACGGTGCAGGGGCCTCGCGGGTCAGGCGATACCGTGCGTGATGTACGAGGCTTCGCCGTGAAGTTCTTCACCGATGAAGGTATTTACGATCTGGTGGGCAACAACATGCCGGTGTTTTTCATCCAGGACGCCATCAAGTTCCCTGACTTCGTCCACGCGGTAAAACCCGAACCCCACAACGAAATACCCACCGGCGGCTCGGCCCACGACACCTTCTGGGACTTTGTTTCGTTGCAGCCGGAATCGGCACACATGGTGATCTGGGCCATGTCCGACCGGGCGATCCCCAAAAGCCTGCGCAGCATGCAGGGCTTTGGGGTTCACACCTTCCGCATGATCAATGCCGAAGGAAAATCGCGCTTCGTCAAGTTTCACTGGCGCCCTGCCGCAGGTACCTGTTCGCTGGTGTGGGATGAAGCACAAAAGCTTGCGGGAAAAGACACCGACTACCATCGTCGCGATCTCTGGGAGGCCATCGAGATGGGTGACTATCCGGAATGGGAGCTGGGTGTGCAGGTGGTGGAGGAAGAAAACGAACACGCCTTCGATTTCGACATCCTCGACCCCACCAAGCTCATACCTGAAGAGATCGTACCCATCACCCCGCTGGGCAAGATGGTGTTGAACCGCAATCCGGACAACTTTTTCGCCGAAACCGAGCAGGTCGCGTTCTGCCCGGGGCATATCGTGCCGGGGATCGACTTCTCTAACGATCCGCTGCTGCAGGGCCGGCTGTTTTCCTACACCGACACGCAGATCAGCCGACTCGGTGGCCCGAATTTTCACGAGATTCCAATCAACCGAACGATTTCACCCCTGCACAACGGCCAGCGGGATGCGCTGCACCGCACCACCATCGACAAGGGTCGTGCGGCCTACGAACCTAACTCTATCGATGGCGGCTGGCCGAAAGAAACGCCGCCCGCAGCGCAAGATGGCGGCTTCGAGAGTTACGCCGAGCGCATCGACGCCAACAAGATCCGTCAGCGCAGCGAATCGTTCAGCGACCACTTCTCCCAGGCACGCCTGTTTTTCCACAGCATGAGCAAACATGAGCAAGAACACATCATCGCCGCGTACAGCTTCGAGCTGGGCAAGGTTGAGCGTGAGTTCATTCGGGCAAGGGAAGTGAATGAAATCCTGGCCAACATCGATCTGGAGCTGGCCAAGCGGGTGGCACAGAACCTCGGACTTGCGGTGCCGAAAGCGGGGACCATCGATGTACCAAAAACGTCCCTGGACCGCTCGCCGGCCCTGAGTCAGGCCAACCTGCTGCCAGGCGATATCAAAACCCGCAAAGTAGCGATCCTGGCTGCCGATGGCGTAGACGGCGCAGCAATCGATGCCATGAAGAAAGCGCTGGAAGCTGAAGGGGCCCATGCCAAATTGCTCGGCCCGACCTCGGCGCCGGTGAAGACCTCCGATGGCAAATCGTTGCCGGTGGATGCGTCCATGGAAGGCTTGCCTTCAGTGGCATTCGATGCGGTATTCGTGCCTGGAGGTGCGGCCTCGATCAAGGCGCTGAGCACTGACGGGGTGGCATTGCATTACGTGCTGGAGGCTTACAAACATTTGAAAGCGATCGCGCTACACGGCGAGGCGAAGCAGTTGCTGGATGTGTTGAAGCTGGAGGTTGATGCGGGGTTGATCGTCGGCACGGATGCGAAGTTGGCCAAAGCGTTTTTTGCGGCGATCGGGCAGCATCGGGTTTGGGACAGGGAGCCCAAGGCCAAGGCGATTCCGGCTTAG
- a CDS encoding DUF2782 domain-containing protein: MRTLNRLLLAGLFAVTPLAVMAADDAPSPDPEVTIRTEGDKTIQEYRQNGFLYAIKVTPSVGKPYFLVRADGSDGNFIRSDYPDMLIPAWKIFEWK, encoded by the coding sequence ATGCGCACACTAAATCGCCTGTTGCTGGCTGGGTTGTTTGCAGTCACTCCGTTGGCCGTCATGGCGGCGGACGATGCGCCATCGCCAGATCCGGAAGTAACCATTCGCACGGAAGGCGACAAAACGATTCAGGAGTACCGTCAGAACGGTTTTCTCTACGCCATCAAGGTCACACCTTCGGTGGGGAAACCGTACTTCCTGGTTCGTGCGGATGGATCGGACGGTAACTTCATTCGCTCGGATTACCCGGATATGCTGATCCCGGCATGGAAGATTTTTGAGTGGAAATAG
- a CDS encoding zinc ABC transporter substrate-binding protein ZnuA, with the protein MSRLFSIFVAIFTSFLLIGSAQAEVKVLTSIKPLQLIAAAVQDGVAIPEVLLPPGASPHNYALRPSDVRKVQSVDLLYWIGPDMEGFMPRVLNGRTLPSVAVQELPGLKLRHFAEDNHSHAEEADEHDHDHRPGTLDAHLWLSPVNARVIAAKMAADLSAADSANAARYQSNLKAFDERLDALDARLKKRLAGIEGKPYFVFHEAFDYFEDAYGLKHAGVFSVAAEVQPGAQHVAAMRARLQEVGKTCVFSEPPLRPRLAETLVAGLPVKLAELDALGGYTPATAQGYEQVLEKLGNDLAGCLESL; encoded by the coding sequence GTGTCCCGACTTTTTTCCATCTTTGTCGCAATTTTCACCAGTTTTCTGCTGATCGGCTCGGCGCAAGCCGAGGTCAAGGTCCTCACCAGTATCAAGCCACTACAGCTGATCGCCGCTGCCGTACAGGATGGCGTGGCGATCCCGGAAGTCCTGCTGCCACCCGGCGCCTCGCCGCATAACTATGCCTTGCGCCCATCCGACGTACGGAAGGTGCAATCGGTGGACCTGCTGTACTGGATCGGGCCGGACATGGAAGGTTTCATGCCGCGGGTGCTCAATGGTCGTACGCTGCCGAGCGTCGCCGTGCAGGAGCTTCCTGGCCTGAAGCTGCGACATTTCGCCGAAGATAACCACTCCCACGCCGAAGAAGCCGACGAACACGACCACGATCACCGTCCGGGCACCCTGGATGCGCATTTGTGGCTGTCGCCGGTCAACGCCCGGGTGATCGCGGCGAAAATGGCTGCGGACCTGAGTGCAGCCGACTCGGCCAACGCGGCGCGCTACCAGAGCAACCTGAAGGCATTTGACGAACGTCTCGATGCGCTGGATGCACGCCTGAAGAAACGTCTGGCCGGTATTGAAGGCAAACCTTACTTCGTGTTCCACGAAGCGTTCGACTACTTCGAAGACGCCTACGGCCTCAAGCACGCGGGTGTATTCAGTGTTGCAGCCGAGGTGCAACCCGGCGCCCAGCACGTCGCAGCAATGCGTGCGCGGTTGCAGGAAGTCGGCAAGACCTGTGTATTCAGTGAACCACCGCTGCGCCCACGCCTGGCGGAAACCCTGGTGGCCGGGCTGCCGGTGAAACTGGCAGAGCTGGATGCGCTGGGCGGCTATACGCCAGCGACGGCTCAGGGGTATGAGCAGGTGCTGGAGAAATTGGGGAATGATTTGGCGGGGTGTCTGGAGTCGTTGTAA